A portion of the [Limnothrix rosea] IAM M-220 genome contains these proteins:
- a CDS encoding carbonic anhydrase, translating into MMKKILAIAILALICLSFLTPVAYALEKAAIIELETRLSTELEENTTPSDLNDIKNEAPEEVLIPTSDVPAEIEGATYSSDWDYSGEGAPENWGKLREEYKLCEVGEMQSPIDLDAVQFKTQTPLDLDYAVTTFEVVNNGHSIQVNYPKGSTATIGEETYELLQLHFHTPSEHTINGEHAAMEIHLVHTNGAGEMAIIGSMVEIGEASYEVNKIWQNIPALGESRRSDLALNPKGFIPKSLAHATYLGSLTTPPCSENVNWVVMAEPVTFSQEQIETFQRFYPMDARPIQRKKSWSY; encoded by the coding sequence ATGATGAAAAAAATACTGGCGATCGCCATCCTTGCGTTGATCTGCCTCTCTTTCCTTACGCCCGTTGCCTATGCCCTCGAAAAAGCTGCAATTATAGAGCTCGAAACTAGGCTATCGACAGAACTAGAAGAAAACACAACCCCATCAGACCTCAATGACATCAAGAATGAAGCACCAGAAGAAGTCCTGATACCAACATCCGATGTCCCAGCAGAAATAGAGGGTGCAACTTACTCATCCGATTGGGATTATAGTGGCGAGGGTGCACCAGAAAATTGGGGCAAACTGAGGGAAGAATACAAACTCTGCGAAGTCGGAGAAATGCAATCGCCGATTGATCTAGATGCAGTACAGTTTAAGACTCAAACTCCCCTTGATCTTGACTATGCTGTCACTACATTTGAAGTCGTCAATAACGGGCATTCGATTCAGGTTAATTATCCAAAAGGAAGTACTGCAACCATCGGCGAGGAAACCTATGAGCTATTACAACTTCACTTCCATACACCTAGTGAACACACCATTAATGGTGAGCATGCTGCCATGGAAATCCATCTAGTCCATACCAATGGGGCAGGAGAGATGGCCATTATTGGTTCGATGGTTGAAATAGGAGAAGCAAGCTATGAGGTGAATAAAATTTGGCAAAATATTCCCGCTTTAGGGGAAAGTCGTCGTAGTGATTTGGCCTTGAATCCAAAGGGTTTCATACCAAAATCCCTAGCCCATGCAACTTACCTCGGCTCTCTGACAACTCCTCCTTGTAGTGAAAATGTGAACTGGGTTGTGATGGCGGAGCCTGTCACTTTTTCTCAGGAACAAATTGAAACTTTTCAACGTTTTTATCCAATGGATGCTCGTCCAATTCAAAGAAAAAAGTCTTGGTCCTATTGA
- a CDS encoding ferrous iron transport protein A, with translation MVQINTNKDNSQKHERSLMALANAPMGDRLWIAGYENKDGINRLVGMGLAPGMAINIIQNLAGNLLIAVGETRIGIDATMAKQILVSDRPFDYLVEIKEIKDMENAVITLKDLQVDQQAKVIRYQMSSEADKKAYKKKLLAMGLTPGTEFTVTRIAPFGDPVEIKVRGFKLSLRKGEAEALVVEQL, from the coding sequence ATGGTTCAGATCAATACAAATAAAGACAACTCCCAAAAACACGAGCGATCTTTGATGGCTCTCGCTAATGCCCCCATGGGCGATCGCCTCTGGATTGCCGGCTACGAAAACAAAGACGGCATCAATCGCCTAGTGGGAATGGGCCTAGCCCCCGGCATGGCTATCAATATCATTCAAAACCTAGCCGGCAACCTCCTCATCGCAGTAGGAGAGACCCGCATCGGCATTGACGCAACCATGGCGAAGCAAATCTTAGTCTCAGACCGTCCCTTCGATTATTTAGTAGAGATCAAAGAAATCAAAGACATGGAAAATGCTGTCATCACCCTAAAAGACCTCCAAGTAGACCAACAAGCAAAAGTCATCCGCTACCAAATGAGTAGTGAAGCTGACAAAAAAGCCTACAAGAAAAAACTCCTCGCCATGGGTCTAACACCAGGCACAGAATTCACCGTAACCCGCATTGCCCCGTTCGGTGATCCCGTCGAAATCAAAGTTAGAGGCTTCAAATTGAGCCTACGCAAAGGAGAAGCCGAAGCACTAGTCGTCGAGCAGTTGTAA
- a CDS encoding KH domain-containing protein → MPNSSDSSTQLAPDYGQIVKFLLEPLVDDPASLKVDCERLSSTEKVWVRVAFEQEDKGKVFGRGGRNLKAIQTVLDTSAIETNHQVYLDVYGSSRDDSSRGSRSGGSRGRGGEGRRRSSSSRRPRAPKPSPQLRSNGDG, encoded by the coding sequence ATGCCTAATTCCTCCGATTCCTCTACACAGCTCGCCCCTGATTATGGGCAGATTGTTAAGTTTCTCCTAGAGCCTCTAGTTGATGATCCAGCTTCTCTAAAGGTTGATTGTGAAAGGCTTAGTAGCACTGAAAAAGTCTGGGTGCGTGTGGCTTTTGAGCAAGAGGATAAAGGTAAAGTTTTCGGTAGGGGCGGCCGTAATTTAAAGGCCATTCAAACCGTTCTTGATACTTCTGCTATTGAGACAAATCATCAGGTTTATCTGGATGTTTATGGTAGTAGTCGTGATGACAGTTCGAGGGGCTCTCGTTCTGGTGGATCCCGTGGTAGGGGTGGTGAAGGCCGTCGTCGTTCATCTTCATCGCGTCGCCCTCGTGCTCCGAAGCCTTCGCCTCAGTTGCGGTCAAATGGTGATGGCTAG
- a CDS encoding chorismate lyase, translated as MTTALTSPTSIQQQWHRLEPIWQGGVDQVQAGLPHSQLAPAWQILLLGDGSPTRHLGLLTREKIEVDVIDMSPIGQGDDGAPSLISAIPTPHLRRQVWLRTASGQRLAYATSWWDANHVDDYLQNRSLPIWESLTRLHTELYRDIQGLYYGRSPALETAFQEKGPFWGRHYLFWHDGKPLTLIYEVFSPYLSKYLGSV; from the coding sequence TTGACTACAGCACTTACTTCGCCGACTTCTATCCAGCAACAGTGGCATCGCCTTGAGCCGATTTGGCAGGGTGGTGTAGACCAAGTCCAAGCTGGCTTACCCCATAGTCAGTTAGCGCCTGCTTGGCAGATTTTATTATTGGGAGACGGCTCTCCGACAAGACACCTAGGGCTGCTGACGCGGGAAAAAATTGAAGTTGATGTTATTGACATGTCACCGATCGGTCAAGGTGATGATGGTGCACCGAGTTTGATTTCGGCTATTCCAACGCCCCATTTACGTCGCCAAGTGTGGTTGAGGACTGCTTCTGGTCAACGTCTTGCCTATGCTACATCTTGGTGGGATGCCAACCATGTGGATGATTATTTACAAAATCGTAGTCTGCCGATCTGGGAAAGTCTAACTCGTCTCCATACGGAATTGTATCGGGATATTCAAGGTCTTTATTATGGGCGATCGCCAGCACTCGAAACTGCATTTCAAGAGAAAGGGCCATTCTGGGGACGACATTATTTATTTTGGCATGACGGTAAACCTTTAACCCTCATTTATGAGGTCTTTTCACCCTATTTATCGAAATATCTTGGCTCAGTATAG
- a CDS encoding CPBP family intramembrane glutamic endopeptidase, producing MKPFWQLCRQSPAPLRLFLFFASLAVLWLPLATPLYLLLRQDENLTTIVTMGLLFVIFLFYLPRWVKQVHSLDKPFGQYGLVWQKINGVELLQGLAWGFCFTWGLLIIQHLLGLLTILPPSTTIIRFALEGALTGLGVALAEELVFRGWIYDELERDYHPTTVLWSCGGLFGIAHFLKPLMEMIRTLPVLPGLTLLGMTLVWAKRGCRGRLGKPIGLHGGLVWGYYIFNVGGLIQYHDDISPWITGVDGNPLGGLCGIIGLSCLAWLMWRSQRHTATP from the coding sequence TTGAAACCATTTTGGCAACTTTGTCGGCAGTCCCCAGCACCGCTACGGCTGTTTTTATTTTTTGCATCATTAGCCGTACTTTGGTTGCCTTTAGCTACCCCCCTTTACCTTTTGCTACGGCAGGACGAAAACCTCACGACCATTGTGACCATGGGTTTGCTCTTCGTGATTTTTTTGTTTTATTTACCCCGATGGGTGAAACAAGTGCATAGTCTCGACAAACCTTTTGGGCAATATGGATTAGTCTGGCAAAAAATTAATGGTGTCGAACTGCTCCAAGGATTGGCTTGGGGATTTTGCTTCACGTGGGGTCTATTGATTATTCAGCATTTACTAGGTTTACTCACCATCCTGCCGCCTTCTACAACAATTATTCGCTTTGCCCTAGAAGGAGCCCTCACGGGTTTGGGGGTCGCCCTTGCCGAAGAATTAGTCTTCCGTGGCTGGATTTATGATGAGCTCGAACGGGATTACCACCCCACAACTGTTCTGTGGAGCTGTGGCGGACTGTTTGGGATCGCCCATTTTTTGAAACCATTAATGGAAATGATTCGCACATTACCCGTGCTGCCCGGATTAACCTTACTAGGCATGACCCTTGTCTGGGCAAAGCGGGGCTGTCGAGGACGATTAGGCAAACCGATTGGCTTACATGGAGGGCTAGTGTGGGGCTATTACATTTTTAATGTGGGTGGTTTGATTCAATATCATGATGATATTTCCCCTTGGATTACAGGCGTTGATGGCAATCCCCTCGGTGGTTTATGTGGCATTATCGGGCTTTCCTGTCTCGCGTGGTTAATGTGGCGATCCCAGAGACATACTGCAACCCCCTAA
- the feoB gene encoding Fe(2+) transporter permease subunit FeoB, with product MRKQKIALIGNPNSGKTTLFNDLTGANQRTGNWPGVTVDRKEGKYIYDDIEVTVVDLPGVYSLDAEDDNTGLDELIARDYLLTGEADLVINIVDASNLERNFYLTTQIIEMHLPMVTVLNMMDVAKEQGLEINTKELSQRLGCFVIPISAFLGEGITLLRSKINELIKNPGNLPTVVAYPAVIEDSIHLIEPLIEEKGRNKKISTRWFALKLLEYEDSVAPEVRGKKVDEIVIKNRRKIHQLLNEDIDIIVADSRYGFIRSLMKSAVKQTRTISSTTSDKIDQIVLNRWIGMPLFLVVMYLMFFVAINIGGAFIDFFDISVGTVFVDAPQAWLESISAPGWLIGFVTAIGGGVQTVATFIPQIGLLFVILSILEDSGYMARAAFVMDKLMRVVGLPGKSFVPMLVGFGCNVPAIMATRTLENKRDRLMTIMMNPFMSCGARLPVYALFAAAFFPQNGQNLVFGLYLIGIGAAIFTGIVMKNTIMEGEASPFVMELPPYHIPRFKGIMIRAGDRLKSFMVRAGKVIVLMVMILSLLNSVGTDGSFGAQDSKGSILSATSRAVTPLFAPMGIERDNWPATVGIFTGVFAKEAMVGSLDSLYGQLAIEEESEAVEEESSFDFGGGIGEAFATIPANFADLGNQMLDPLGLSVGEVTDQAMAADEQEVATGTFGQMSQRFKNPTAAFAYLLFVLMYFPCVAATGAVYRETNLGWTLLVAGWTTGLGYWVAVMFYQIATFSLHPVSSMAWVIGGVGVMAAAIASFKFLKVSNNLGSNFDYSQSS from the coding sequence ATGAGAAAGCAGAAAATCGCCCTAATTGGCAACCCGAACAGTGGCAAAACCACACTCTTCAACGATTTAACCGGAGCCAACCAACGCACAGGCAACTGGCCCGGAGTCACCGTAGATCGCAAAGAAGGTAAATATATCTATGACGACATTGAAGTCACCGTCGTGGATCTACCGGGCGTATATTCCCTCGACGCAGAAGACGATAACACAGGGCTCGATGAATTAATTGCGCGGGATTATCTGCTCACAGGAGAAGCCGATTTAGTCATCAATATCGTTGATGCCTCCAACCTAGAGCGGAACTTCTACCTCACGACCCAGATCATAGAAATGCACCTCCCCATGGTGACCGTATTAAACATGATGGACGTAGCAAAGGAACAGGGATTAGAAATTAACACGAAAGAACTGTCCCAAAGACTCGGTTGTTTTGTCATTCCCATCAGTGCCTTTTTAGGGGAAGGCATTACCCTACTCCGGAGCAAGATTAATGAGCTCATTAAAAATCCGGGGAATTTACCAACAGTTGTTGCCTACCCAGCCGTCATCGAAGACAGCATCCATTTAATTGAACCCCTAATCGAAGAGAAAGGGCGCAATAAGAAAATTTCTACCCGTTGGTTTGCCCTGAAACTACTGGAATATGAGGACAGTGTCGCTCCAGAGGTCAGGGGAAAAAAGGTGGATGAAATTGTGATTAAAAATCGTCGCAAAATCCATCAACTGTTAAACGAAGATATCGATATTATCGTGGCGGACAGTCGCTATGGGTTTATCCGTAGCCTGATGAAAAGTGCGGTTAAACAGACTCGCACCATCAGCAGCACCACCTCGGACAAGATCGATCAAATTGTGCTCAATCGTTGGATTGGGATGCCTTTATTTTTGGTGGTGATGTACTTAATGTTCTTCGTTGCTATTAATATTGGGGGCGCGTTTATTGATTTCTTTGATATTTCTGTGGGCACGGTGTTTGTGGATGCTCCCCAAGCTTGGTTGGAGTCGATTAGTGCTCCCGGCTGGTTGATTGGATTTGTTACGGCGATTGGTGGTGGTGTGCAAACGGTGGCGACGTTTATTCCCCAAATCGGCTTGTTGTTTGTGATTCTCTCCATTCTTGAAGACTCTGGCTATATGGCAAGGGCGGCTTTTGTGATGGATAAGTTGATGCGTGTTGTGGGGCTACCGGGTAAGTCTTTTGTGCCGATGTTGGTGGGTTTTGGTTGTAATGTGCCGGCAATTATGGCGACGAGAACTTTGGAAAATAAGCGCGATCGCCTGATGACGATCATGATGAATCCCTTTATGTCTTGTGGGGCGAGATTACCGGTTTACGCGCTATTTGCCGCCGCCTTTTTCCCACAAAATGGACAAAATCTTGTTTTTGGACTGTATCTCATTGGCATTGGCGCGGCGATCTTCACGGGGATCGTGATGAAAAATACGATCATGGAAGGGGAGGCCTCTCCCTTTGTGATGGAATTACCGCCCTATCACATCCCTCGGTTCAAAGGCATCATGATTCGGGCTGGGGACAGACTGAAAAGTTTTATGGTGCGAGCTGGGAAAGTGATCGTCTTGATGGTGATGATTTTGAGCTTGTTAAATTCTGTGGGTACGGATGGTTCTTTTGGTGCTCAGGACAGTAAGGGATCGATCTTGTCTGCCACTAGCCGAGCGGTAACGCCTTTGTTCGCACCGATGGGCATTGAACGGGACAATTGGCCAGCGACTGTCGGCATTTTTACTGGTGTCTTTGCGAAGGAAGCGATGGTGGGTTCCCTTGATTCTCTCTATGGTCAATTGGCGATCGAGGAGGAATCTGAGGCAGTTGAGGAGGAGTCAAGCTTCGATTTTGGGGGCGGCATTGGTGAGGCTTTTGCGACGATTCCGGCGAATTTTGCTGATTTGGGGAATCAAATGCTCGATCCCCTCGGTTTAAGTGTTGGTGAGGTGACGGATCAGGCTATGGCGGCGGATGAACAGGAGGTTGCTACGGGTACTTTTGGTCAAATGTCCCAAAGATTTAAGAACCCGACGGCTGCTTTTGCTTACTTATTGTTTGTGTTGATGTATTTCCCTTGTGTTGCGGCGACTGGTGCGGTTTACCGTGAGACAAATTTGGGGTGGACGCTCTTGGTGGCTGGCTGGACGACGGGTTTGGGTTATTGGGTTGCGGTGATGTTTTATCAGATTGCGACTTTCTCGCTGCATCCGGTGTCGTCGATGGCCTGGGTGATTGGTGGGGTGGGAGTGATGGCGGCGGCGATCGCCTCTTTCAAATTCCTTAAAGTCTCCAATAATCTTGGTAGCAACTTCGATTACAGTCAGTCCTCCTAA
- a CDS encoding DUF6816 family protein, which produces MLLSATKISKFCRFVSLVFCLWCSFGAIAGAEGLQARISSYPNWSRFPSVETVQGATDLVYPSWMGGTWQVTSILREQIAPLAPDIVTPGFEQNRQLTDQPIVFTVKFEPQQFFEQPAFSLPKLLGGDRPIVANREFNGTEIAKAYLGKQGFLTVKVDPTNPNRQLTRLNSEQALISTVTARATETPRETEFLSTEITQQQFRGIPDAYLNTVETTTDYRLQNSGLITATQITAIYLSPNDPQFFKANNRPVALYLYDLKLEHINPV; this is translated from the coding sequence ATGCTGCTGAGTGCGACTAAAATATCTAAATTTTGCCGATTTGTTAGTCTTGTCTTTTGCCTCTGGTGCAGTTTTGGGGCGATCGCCGGGGCGGAAGGTTTGCAAGCGCGCATCAGTAGCTATCCAAATTGGTCACGCTTTCCCTCGGTTGAGACGGTTCAGGGCGCGACGGATTTGGTTTATCCCAGCTGGATGGGAGGAACATGGCAGGTTACTAGTATCCTCCGCGAACAGATTGCGCCGCTAGCCCCAGATATTGTCACGCCGGGCTTTGAGCAAAATCGTCAATTGACGGATCAGCCAATTGTTTTTACGGTTAAATTTGAGCCGCAGCAATTTTTTGAGCAACCGGCCTTTTCACTACCGAAACTGTTGGGGGGCGATCGCCCCATTGTCGCTAACCGAGAATTTAACGGCACAGAAATTGCCAAAGCCTATCTCGGTAAACAGGGGTTTCTCACAGTGAAAGTTGACCCCACCAATCCCAACCGCCAACTCACTCGCCTCAACAGCGAACAAGCCCTCATTTCAACCGTGACGGCAAGGGCGACCGAAACACCTAGGGAAACTGAATTTTTAAGCACCGAAATTACCCAGCAGCAGTTTCGAGGCATCCCCGATGCCTATCTCAATACCGTAGAAACCACCACAGACTATCGGTTGCAAAACTCTGGCCTAATTACTGCGACGCAAATTACTGCCATCTATCTGTCACCCAATGATCCCCAATTTTTTAAGGCGAACAATCGGCCTGTCGCCCTCTATCTTTACGATCTCAAACTGGAACACATAAATCCGGTTTAG
- a CDS encoding M16 family metallopeptidase, with amino-acid sequence MTSILVSPPRLNTPTIKTLPNGLTVVAEQVPVDAVSLNVWMNIGSAVEADSINGMAHFLEHMIFKGTPRIASGEFEQRIEAKGAVTNAATSQEYTHYYITCAPKDFAELAPLQLDVLLNPSIPDDAFERERHVVLEEIRRSEDNPRRRTYFRAIETGFEQLPYRRPVLGPASVIEGLKPQQMRDFHGFWYQPHRMTAAVAGNLESDRLIELVAEAFEELYQPQALTAEVPTFAALESEDSFDEIVRRDYEDSSIQQARLVMMWRVPGLKDLEETYALDLLAMILGQGKVSRLYRDLREQRGLVSQISVSNFTQKHQGIIYISAKLPAENIPAVEAAILAHIQMIQRESVLGQEIERVKTQVANRFIFGNERPGDRTNLYGYYQSLFGSLEPALNYVDRIHQITAAEIQASTIKYLNLGAYAVVAIKPTAEN; translated from the coding sequence ATGACCTCTATCCTAGTCTCCCCGCCACGCCTCAATACCCCAACTATCAAAACATTACCCAATGGCTTAACCGTGGTTGCGGAACAGGTTCCAGTCGATGCTGTCAGCCTTAATGTCTGGATGAATATTGGCTCTGCCGTCGAAGCCGACAGTATTAACGGCATGGCTCATTTTCTTGAGCACATGATTTTTAAAGGGACTCCCCGCATTGCCAGCGGTGAATTTGAGCAGCGCATTGAAGCCAAGGGCGCAGTTACCAATGCAGCAACCAGCCAAGAATATACCCACTACTACATTACCTGTGCCCCCAAGGATTTTGCCGAGCTTGCTCCCTTACAGCTAGATGTATTACTAAATCCCAGCATTCCCGACGATGCCTTTGAGCGAGAACGTCATGTTGTCCTAGAAGAAATTCGCCGCTCAGAAGATAATCCCCGCCGCCGCACTTATTTCCGAGCCATTGAAACAGGGTTTGAACAATTGCCTTACCGTAGACCTGTCCTTGGCCCCGCATCGGTGATTGAGGGATTAAAGCCCCAGCAGATGCGTGATTTCCATGGGTTTTGGTATCAGCCCCATCGCATGACTGCCGCTGTTGCTGGAAATTTGGAAAGCGATCGCCTGATTGAGTTGGTGGCAGAGGCCTTTGAAGAACTATATCAACCTCAAGCGCTGACCGCTGAAGTGCCGACTTTTGCCGCTTTAGAGTCGGAGGACTCCTTTGATGAAATTGTCCGCCGTGACTATGAAGATAGTAGTATCCAGCAAGCGCGTTTAGTGATGATGTGGCGTGTGCCGGGATTAAAGGATCTAGAGGAAACCTATGCCCTCGATCTGCTGGCCATGATTTTAGGTCAGGGGAAAGTGTCGCGTCTCTACCGAGATTTGCGAGAACAACGGGGTCTGGTCTCGCAGATTAGTGTGAGTAACTTTACCCAAAAACATCAGGGCATTATTTATATTTCTGCTAAATTACCGGCTGAAAATATCCCCGCCGTCGAAGCGGCTATCTTGGCTCATATCCAAATGATTCAGCGTGAATCGGTTCTAGGGCAGGAAATTGAGCGGGTCAAAACTCAGGTGGCTAATCGCTTTATCTTTGGTAATGAACGTCCCGGCGATCGCACAAATCTCTATGGTTATTACCAGTCTTTATTCGGTTCTTTAGAGCCTGCACTGAACTATGTTGATCGTATCCATCAAATTACGGCAGCAGAGATTCAAGCTTCGACAATCAAATATCTGAATCTTGGCGCTTATGCCGTAGTTGCCATTAAACCAACTGCTGAAAATTAA
- the rpsP gene encoding 30S ribosomal protein S16 codes for MVKLRLKRFGKKREVSYRIVAAKSTSRRDGRPLEELGFYNPRTKETRLNVPAIVKRLQTGAQPTEKVRSILEKAKVFDQVNA; via the coding sequence ATGGTAAAGCTACGTTTAAAGCGTTTCGGCAAAAAGAGAGAAGTTAGTTATCGTATTGTTGCTGCGAAGAGCACTAGCCGTCGTGATGGCCGTCCTCTTGAAGAGCTTGGTTTCTACAACCCCCGCACAAAAGAGACTCGCCTTAATGTTCCTGCAATTGTTAAGCGCCTTCAAACTGGTGCTCAGCCGACCGAGAAGGTTCGCAGTATCCTAGAGAAAGCTAAAGTATTTGACCAAGTTAATGCCTAA
- the era gene encoding GTPase Era gives MTSDIPLTPTIPIAPADFKSGFVALLGRPNVGKSTLMNQLVGQKIAITSPVAQTTRNRLRGIFTNERSQIIFVDTPGIHKPHHELGKILVKNARSTVGAVDLVVFIVDGSVPLGKGDRFIADFLTKTQASVILGVNKIDQRPENKPHILQSYQDLASENHWQLQEFSALQGDRLHSLENALISSLEPGPYYYPPDLVTDQPERFIMAELIREQILLHTRQEVPHSVAIAIEQVKESPEITEVRAAINVERSSQKGILIGKKGSMLKTIGTAARQQIQKLIAGKVYLELFVKVQPKWRQSRASLAELGYSLDES, from the coding sequence ATGACCAGCGATATTCCCCTCACTCCAACAATTCCCATCGCACCTGCCGATTTCAAATCAGGCTTTGTGGCCTTACTGGGTCGCCCAAATGTTGGGAAATCAACATTAATGAATCAATTAGTTGGCCAAAAAATTGCCATTACATCACCCGTTGCGCAAACCACTCGCAATCGCCTAAGGGGGATTTTTACCAATGAGCGATCGCAAATTATTTTTGTTGACACACCGGGTATCCACAAACCCCACCACGAACTGGGCAAAATCCTCGTAAAAAATGCCCGTAGCACCGTTGGAGCAGTAGATTTAGTCGTTTTTATCGTTGATGGATCTGTTCCCCTTGGCAAAGGAGACCGCTTTATCGCAGATTTTCTCACCAAGACCCAAGCTTCTGTGATCCTCGGCGTGAATAAAATTGACCAGCGCCCCGAGAATAAGCCCCATATCCTCCAGTCCTATCAAGATTTAGCCTCAGAGAATCATTGGCAACTACAGGAATTTTCCGCGCTTCAAGGCGATCGCCTCCATAGTCTAGAAAATGCCCTGATTTCGTCCCTAGAGCCAGGCCCCTACTACTATCCCCCAGATCTAGTGACCGACCAGCCGGAACGATTCATTATGGCAGAACTCATCCGCGAACAAATTTTGCTCCACACCCGCCAAGAAGTGCCCCACTCTGTGGCGATCGCCATTGAGCAAGTCAAAGAATCACCAGAAATCACAGAAGTTCGTGCCGCCATTAACGTAGAACGCTCCTCCCAAAAAGGCATCCTGATTGGCAAAAAAGGCTCAATGCTCAAAACCATTGGCACCGCCGCCCGCCAACAAATTCAAAAGCTAATTGCCGGAAAAGTTTACCTAGAATTATTCGTCAAAGTGCAACCAAAATGGCGTCAATCCCGTGCCAGTCTAGCTGAACTAGGCTATAGCCTAGACGAAAGCTAA
- a CDS encoding FeoC-like transcriptional regulator, whose product MIFQELQKFITDYHRVSLAELELHFHMSEDVIRQMLHKLMRKGRVLKVPTPGKCHGCTACNPKAIEFYEWIDQQPRSFAFSQQNKAPKKRVKTLRNPENSDCQCNVELRG is encoded by the coding sequence ATGATCTTCCAAGAACTACAAAAATTCATCACTGATTATCATCGCGTTTCCCTAGCAGAATTAGAGCTCCATTTTCATATGAGTGAGGATGTGATCAGACAAATGCTCCACAAGTTGATGCGTAAGGGTCGAGTTTTAAAAGTACCAACTCCCGGTAAATGCCATGGTTGCACTGCTTGCAATCCTAAGGCGATCGAGTTCTATGAATGGATCGATCAACAGCCCAGAAGTTTTGCTTTTTCACAACAAAATAAGGCTCCCAAAAAGCGGGTTAAAACTCTCCGTAATCCAGAAAATAGTGACTGTCAATGCAATGTTGAGCTCAGGGGGTGA